CAGTAAAAAAGAGGCTATCTATCAGGCAACTATTCTTCTCTTAAATAAAGACGGCTTTTCAGCAACACCGATGTCAAAAATTGCGAAGCACGCGGGTGTTTCTCCTTCAACGATCTATGTGTATTTTGAAAATAAAGATGATATGTTGAAGAAGCTATACCTCGATACCAAACAAAAAATGGGTGCTAAAATGTTTGCAGACACCGATGGAATGGACATTAAAGCCAGTCTTGCCAAAGTGATTCGTAATTATATTGATTATATTCGGGAAAATAAGGAAGCCTTCTTATTTCTGCAACAGTTCACTAATTCACCTTATATGAGTGAATTAGATGATCGGGAAGCCAATAATTATTTTACACCGATGTATCAACTTGTAAAAAGAGGACGGCAGGAAGGAGTTTTTAAAAACGTAGACGATGATGTTTTGTTTGCCTACATTGAACCGCCGATTACTGAAGCAGCAAAACGTTATTTTAGAGGAGAATTTGAGTTTACTGACGTACGGATTAAGTCTTTGATTGAACTAGCTTGGAGTGCTATTAAAAAGTAGCACTTTCCTTTTACCACTATAATGAACGTTCATTCGATTATTATAGAAACTGTCTGCGACAATCTTTTTCTCGCAAATAATATAGCTAACCAACAGAATGGAGAAATTATGATGCAAAAGAAAGTAACTTTTAAGAACAATGAACATGAAATGGCCGGAATCCTATTCTTTCCTGATGATTTTGATGAGGCCCAACAATACGCAGCTTTCCCAGTTGCTTCACCTGCTGGTGCCGTTAAGGAACAGATTGCAACCAACTATGGTTCACGACTCGCCAAATACGGATTCATCGCACTAGCTTTTGATACGTCACATCAAGGTGAAAGTGGCGGTACACCACGTCAGTTGGAAGCTCCTTACGAACGGGTGGAAGATATCAAATGCGCCATCGACTATTTGGTAGATTGCAAATTTAATCCGAATTTTTGGACAAATTGGTCAGCATAACCTGATACGGTGTTTGCCAGTCGAGTATTTTAAGCGGTCGCTGGTTAATTTGGAGTAACGTCGTCGTTAAATCTTGAGCACTAATGTGCTCAAAACGAGTCCCCTTAGGATAAAAATAACGTAAATTCCGATTAAAGCGTTCATTACTACCACGTTCAGCTGGCGTATAAGCATGACAGTAATAGGTCTTAATACCATATTGTGATTCAAATGATACTAGCCCACTAAACTCAGTACCACGGTCCACAGTAAAACTGTGCACCGGTCCATTAAAAGTTGTTAGGAACTTAGTCAGTGCTTCATTAACACTCGCTGTCGTTCGATCTTTTAACCGGTATGCCCAAAGGAACCGTGATTTTCGATCGATTAAAGTTAATAAAACTGCCTTACTATGCC
Above is a window of Levilactobacillus zymae DNA encoding:
- a CDS encoding TetR/AcrR family transcriptional regulator, whose amino-acid sequence is MTVYYTDMRYKDNSKKEAIYQATILLLNKDGFSATPMSKIAKHAGVSPSTIYVYFENKDDMLKKLYLDTKQKMGAKMFADTDGMDIKASLAKVIRNYIDYIRENKEAFLFLQQFTNSPYMSELDDREANNYFTPMYQLVKRGRQEGVFKNVDDDVLFAYIEPPITEAAKRYFRGEFEFTDVRIKSLIELAWSAIKK
- a CDS encoding alpha/beta hydrolase, whose product is MQKKVTFKNNEHEMAGILFFPDDFDEAQQYAAFPVASPAGAVKEQIATNYGSRLAKYGFIALAFDTSHQGESGGTPRQLEAPYERVEDIKCAIDYLVDCKFNPNFWTNWSA